In Chryseobacterium turcicum, a single window of DNA contains:
- a CDS encoding RNA polymerase sigma factor — protein MKTTTVNISDRELLERCSSGNNSGYSLLYQRYSKAVFNSIFRIVNDREDAEDLLQEVFLKAFSEIKSLKNTDSFGGWIKRIAINHSLTFLRKKKIYFAEIDDDKMLDINDDELEEKLALEFRIEELQNAIAELPLQIRTIVNLLLFEDMSQEEVAKSLNIPHGTVRSYYHRAKKKIFEKITQKSENERSA, from the coding sequence TTGAAAACAACAACAGTAAATATCAGTGACAGGGAATTGTTAGAACGGTGTAGTTCTGGTAACAATTCCGGATATTCTCTGCTTTATCAAAGGTATTCGAAAGCTGTTTTCAATTCTATCTTTCGTATTGTAAATGACAGGGAAGATGCAGAAGATTTGCTTCAGGAGGTTTTCCTAAAAGCGTTTTCGGAAATAAAATCTTTAAAAAACACTGATAGTTTCGGAGGTTGGATTAAACGAATAGCCATCAATCATTCGCTTACTTTTCTTCGAAAAAAGAAAATTTACTTTGCAGAAATTGATGATGATAAGATGTTGGATATCAATGATGATGAGCTGGAAGAAAAACTCGCTTTAGAATTTCGTATAGAAGAACTTCAGAACGCTATTGCAGAGCTTCCGTTACAAATCAGAACTATAGTAAATCTTCTTCTGTTTGAAGATATGTCGCAAGAAGAAGTGGCAAAAAGCCTCAATATTCCGCACGGTACAGTAAGAAGTTATTATCATCGTGCTAAAAAGAAAATTTTTGAAAAAATAACTCAAAAATCTGAAAATGAAAGATCCGCTTAA
- a CDS encoding phosphoribosylformylglycinamidine synthase — MNKRIFVEKREIFDVESPKIFDEVKAVVPSIQSVKVYNVYDIFGLNDGEFEKVVNSTFVDPVTDILIEENPAQGIYFALEFLPGQYDQRADSAQQCIALLTGNEKSKVRSGKLIEFEGVSDSDLTKIKDLLINKVESQEKDLSILDIPAEETPSKVIVHEGFIDFDDAQLEEFFNNHGFALGLDDLKFIQEYFKTEERNPTETELKVLDTYWSDHCRHTTFETELSNIEFEGQFKHTLETIFNDYIEKRKFLGRELKPISLMDLATVCGRYFHKTGQLDNLVVSDEINACTIQIEAEYDGKKEPWYLLFKNETHNHPTEIEPFGGASTCLGGAIRDPLSGRSFVFQAMRLTGAADVLESVDKTLPGKLPQKTITKQAANGYSSYGNQIGLATTMVSEIYDEGYKAKRMEVGFVAGAVPVDWVRREKPEAGDSIIILGGATGRDGVGGASGSSKEQDETSIHTMSSEVQKGNAVEERKIQRLFRNPEVTRLIKKSNDFGAGGVSVAIGEIADSLEVNLDVLPLKYEGLNGTELAISESQERMAVVVEPKDKEQFIKFCEAENIVAVEVAKVTDSGRMQMFWKGDMIVDLSRAFLDTNGCSKTQEAKITHLEEVKEETLTFNEENFLKILSDKNVASQKGLLEMFDSSIGATTVAMPLGGKYQQTLMEGSAQTLPILGAKNIETVSLASWGFDAEISKQNSLLGASYAVVESVAKIVAMGGDYKNIRFSFQEYFEKLGQSPEKWGKPLASLLGAYDAQINFGLAAIGGKDSMSGTYQDLNVPPTLISFACANGEKKNIISPEFKQAGNKLYFFNHIAQENGLPNYDKLKAVFELVFENIKAGKIVSVKTIKEGGVAVALAKMSFGNRLGAEINIADEKVLLAKNIGSLIIESTEELSSVELQLIGEVKSSNILKISNLNFEIEKLLEANTNTFENLFPTVEKEKLTVEIDEKVNSINPRNIIIKKHGMAKPRVFAPVFPGTNCEYDTLNAFAKEGAVVNSLPLKNINHQLLDESIDAWVEEIKQSQILAFSGGFSAGDEPDGSAKFIVNVLKNEKMRNAVHELLDRDGMIIGICNGFQALVKSGLLPYGRIKDLDENSPTLAHNAIRRHISQMVNVKVLNDESPWLKGMKGQVYTIPISHGEGRFMASKEEIQKLYENGQIATQYLDLEGNIAHGMPFNPNNSLFGIEGITSPCGKIYGRMGHPERFAEGLMKNIPTANYHNIFKNGVEYFK; from the coding sequence ATGAACAAAAGAATTTTCGTAGAAAAAAGAGAGATTTTCGATGTAGAAAGTCCAAAAATTTTTGATGAAGTAAAAGCGGTTGTTCCGTCTATCCAAAGCGTAAAGGTGTATAACGTTTACGATATTTTTGGTTTAAATGATGGTGAATTCGAAAAAGTAGTTAACAGTACTTTTGTAGACCCAGTTACTGATATTTTAATCGAAGAAAACCCTGCACAAGGAATTTATTTCGCATTAGAATTTTTACCGGGACAATACGACCAACGTGCCGATTCTGCGCAACAATGTATCGCTTTATTGACTGGAAATGAGAAGTCTAAAGTAAGAAGCGGAAAATTAATCGAATTTGAAGGAGTTTCCGATTCTGATTTAACAAAAATCAAAGACCTTTTAATCAATAAAGTAGAATCTCAGGAAAAAGATTTATCTATTTTGGATATTCCTGCAGAAGAAACGCCGTCGAAAGTAATTGTTCACGAAGGTTTCATTGATTTTGATGATGCTCAATTGGAAGAATTCTTTAATAATCACGGTTTTGCATTAGGATTGGATGACTTAAAATTCATTCAGGAATATTTTAAAACGGAAGAAAGAAATCCTACAGAAACTGAACTTAAAGTTTTAGACACGTATTGGAGCGACCACTGTCGTCATACTACATTTGAAACAGAATTGTCAAATATTGAATTTGAAGGACAATTTAAACATACATTGGAAACGATTTTCAATGATTATATCGAAAAAAGAAAATTCTTAGGACGCGAATTAAAACCAATTTCTTTGATGGATTTGGCAACAGTTTGCGGAAGATATTTCCATAAAACAGGTCAATTGGATAACTTGGTAGTTTCTGATGAAATCAACGCTTGTACCATCCAAATTGAAGCTGAATACGATGGTAAAAAAGAACCTTGGTATTTATTATTCAAAAATGAAACGCACAATCACCCAACCGAAATCGAGCCTTTTGGTGGGGCGTCAACTTGCTTAGGTGGTGCAATTAGAGACCCTTTGTCTGGGCGTTCTTTCGTTTTCCAGGCGATGAGATTAACGGGTGCTGCTGATGTTTTAGAATCAGTTGATAAAACTCTTCCGGGTAAATTACCTCAAAAAACAATCACAAAACAGGCTGCAAACGGATATTCTTCTTACGGTAATCAAATCGGTTTGGCGACTACAATGGTTTCCGAAATCTATGATGAAGGATACAAAGCAAAAAGAATGGAAGTTGGTTTCGTTGCCGGAGCCGTTCCTGTGGATTGGGTAAGACGTGAAAAGCCTGAAGCTGGTGATTCTATCATCATTTTAGGAGGCGCGACTGGTCGTGACGGAGTTGGTGGAGCAAGCGGAAGTTCTAAAGAACAAGACGAAACTTCTATCCACACGATGAGTTCTGAAGTTCAGAAAGGAAATGCTGTTGAAGAACGTAAAATCCAGAGATTATTCAGAAATCCTGAAGTGACGAGATTGATTAAAAAATCTAACGACTTCGGTGCTGGAGGTGTTTCTGTGGCAATCGGTGAAATCGCTGATTCTTTGGAGGTTAATTTAGATGTTTTACCTTTAAAATATGAAGGTTTGAACGGAACTGAATTGGCTATTTCTGAATCTCAGGAAAGAATGGCGGTTGTGGTTGAGCCAAAAGATAAAGAACAATTTATCAAATTCTGTGAAGCTGAAAACATTGTGGCTGTTGAAGTGGCAAAAGTGACAGATTCAGGAAGAATGCAGATGTTCTGGAAGGGTGATATGATTGTTGACCTTTCAAGAGCCTTTTTAGATACAAATGGTTGTTCAAAAACTCAGGAAGCAAAAATTACTCATTTAGAAGAAGTTAAAGAAGAAACTTTGACATTCAATGAAGAGAATTTCTTAAAAATATTAAGCGATAAAAACGTTGCTTCTCAAAAAGGTTTGCTAGAAATGTTTGATTCATCGATTGGTGCGACTACGGTTGCGATGCCTTTAGGTGGAAAATACCAGCAAACTTTAATGGAAGGTAGTGCTCAAACGCTACCAATTTTAGGCGCAAAAAATATCGAAACGGTTTCTTTGGCAAGTTGGGGATTTGATGCTGAAATTTCAAAGCAAAACTCATTGCTAGGAGCTTCTTATGCTGTTGTAGAAAGTGTTGCTAAAATCGTTGCGATGGGTGGCGATTACAAAAATATCAGATTCAGTTTCCAGGAGTATTTTGAGAAACTAGGTCAGAGTCCTGAAAAATGGGGGAAACCTTTGGCTTCTTTACTTGGAGCTTATGATGCTCAGATTAATTTCGGTTTAGCAGCAATTGGTGGTAAAGATTCAATGAGTGGTACATACCAAGATTTGAATGTTCCGCCAACCTTGATTTCTTTCGCTTGTGCAAACGGAGAAAAGAAAAATATAATCTCTCCGGAATTTAAACAGGCAGGAAATAAATTATATTTCTTTAATCATATCGCTCAAGAAAACGGACTTCCAAACTACGATAAATTAAAAGCTGTTTTTGAATTGGTTTTTGAAAATATCAAAGCCGGAAAAATCGTTTCTGTGAAAACAATTAAAGAAGGTGGAGTTGCCGTTGCTTTAGCGAAAATGAGCTTCGGAAACAGATTAGGTGCTGAAATAAATATCGCTGATGAGAAAGTTTTATTAGCTAAAAATATTGGAAGTTTAATCATTGAATCAACTGAAGAATTAAGTTCTGTTGAACTTCAATTGATTGGTGAAGTTAAAAGTTCAAATATTTTGAAAATCAGTAATTTGAATTTTGAAATCGAAAAATTACTTGAAGCAAATACAAATACTTTTGAAAACCTTTTTCCAACGGTTGAAAAAGAAAAATTGACGGTTGAGATTGATGAGAAAGTAAACTCAATCAACCCAAGGAATATCATTATTAAAAAACATGGGATGGCGAAGCCAAGAGTTTTTGCTCCTGTGTTTCCGGGAACAAACTGTGAATATGATACGCTGAATGCATTTGCAAAAGAAGGTGCAGTTGTAAACAGTTTACCGTTGAAAAATATCAATCATCAATTGCTTGATGAAAGCATCGATGCGTGGGTTGAAGAAATTAAACAGTCACAGATTTTAGCATTCTCTGGAGGGTTTTCTGCAGGTGACGAACCGGACGGTTCTGCTAAGTTTATCGTGAATGTTTTGAAGAATGAGAAGATGAGAAATGCTGTTCACGAATTGCTAGACAGAGACGGAATGATTATCGGAATCTGCAACGGTTTCCAGGCTTTGGTGAAGTCAGGGTTATTACCTTATGGTAGAATCAAAGACTTAGATGAAAATTCTCCTACGTTAGCTCATAACGCTATCAGAAGACATATTTCTCAAATGGTGAACGTGAAAGTTCTGAATGACGAATCACCTTGGTTGAAAGGAATGAAAGGACAAGTTTATACAATTCCGATTTCTCATGGTGAAGGTCGTTTTATGGCTTCAAAAGAAGAGATTCAGAAGTTGTATGAAAACGGACAGATTGCGACTCAATACTTAGATTTAGAAGGAAACATCGCTCACGGAATGCCTTTTAATCCAAATAATTCATTATTCGGAATTGAAGGAATTACGAGCCCATGTGGAAAAATATATGGTAGAATGGGACACCCTGAACGTTTTGCAGAAGGTTTGATGAAAAATATTCCAACAGCGAATTATCATAATATCTTTAAAAACGGAGTTGAATATTTTAAATAA